The genomic segment TAATACCATCCGCACCCATTGCAAAACAGTGGATGAGACCTTTACAGCCATTGAGAATGATTATGCACATGCTTCAGTGGGGCATCATCAAAGACTGCTGGCAGCCAATATCATTCGTAACACAACAGATGATGAAGGCTATGTAAAGAAGCTGTTTGGAAACTTGTCCGATTATAAGGAAGAAACAACCCTAAAGCATTACAGGAGTTTCGACAGCAAGCCAATCACCTGTTCAAAGCTTCAGGATATTGACTGGAAGCTGTGTAGCGGGACATGTCCATTGATGAAAGATATAGGAAAGCACAGCCCAATTGCTTTCAAGTATCGAAGTGGTAATGGATTGATGACCAATGATGAGTTGCTAAAAGATGCAGAAAATGAGGATAAGTTTAGCGAATTGATGAAACGGGCCAAGACCTCTTCAAATCCATTGATTAAGGAGAAGCTTGTCGGGCGTATCTCCACTGAATCCGGTTTAAAAGTATCCGCATTAAAACAAGAGATTAAAAAAGTGAATGTGATCGATGATGAAAAATCCTTTGTTGTTAACGGCAGGATTCATGAAGTAAAAGCCGCGGAGTTTATAATCGAAAAATATAAACTGCTGCGCTACCAGGAAGAGTTCTATCAGTATAATGAAGGCATCTGGGAGAAGATGTCCAAAGAAGAGGTGGAAGCCATTATCCATAATGAAATCAAGGCCTGGTCGGATAACCACACGATCTCTGAAACGATTAATGCCGTCAGACGGGAATGTTTTGTCTCAGCAAAGACTGTAGAGGGAAAATCAGATACATATGTGATTGCCTGCAATAACGGATTGTTAGATGCGCAGGATGAATCATTCAGGGACTTTGCAGAAAAAGATTACCGCTTTCAGAAGATGGCCGCCAATTACCATAAAGCAGCAGAATGTCCTGAATTTATTCAGGTACTGGATGAACTGTTTGATGGGGATAAAGATGCGGATGATAAAAAGAGTATGCTGCAGGAGATAATGGGCTACCTTCTTATCCCTGATTATACATTGATTAAAAAGATGTTTTACTTGTGGGGACCGAAGGCCAACAATGGTAAGTCTACAGTACTGGATATTATCCAGGCAGTTATGGGCGAAGCCTATATAGACAGTGTGCCCTTAAATAAGCTGGATGGCTTTATGCTGAAAAGACTGGCAGGCGTCCATGCAAACATTGTGGGTGACCAGGATGCTGCTGTCAGAGTACCTGATGGGGTTATAAAGCAACTGGTAGGTGGCAGGGATACGATTACAGCGGATGTTAAGAATAAGGAAGCGATTAACTTTAAGAATTACGCTCGGCTTATTTTTGCAGTTAACAAGTTGCCTTTTAGTCAGGCTAAGGATGCCGGATATTATACCCGTGTTGCCGTGCTTGTTTTTAATAATGAGTTTGTTTCTGACCCCGTAGGGGGACAGAAACAGGCTGATCCGCTTAAGATTGATGGGATTATTGAGGATGAGCTGGATGGTATTCTGAACTGGATGCTGGAGGGTTTAAAGAGAGTGTTGCAGAACAAACAGCTGACGATTCCAAGTTCTTCATTAGAGGCATTGAATGATTATAAGACAGAGAATAATTCTGCTTTACAGTTTGTAAATGATCAATGTACGCTGTGTACAACAGAAAGGGTAGAAAGGACGAAGTTATATATGACTTATAAGAAGTGGTGTGATGATAGTGGGTACAAACATAAGATGAATGCAAAAACCTTCTATAAAACCTTAAAGTCAGAATTTGATATTGGAGAACAGAAATCAAATGGTAGAATATATATGAAAGGAATAGGGCATGTACATACCCTTTTTCCTGCCCTGTAGCTGCCCTTTTTTCATAGAAGCTGCCCTGTTTTTTCATTTTCAGAGATGCGTAGCAAAAACATTAATAAAACTGGAAATTTAGGGTGCTTTTGCTGCCCTACCTACCCTGTACTTGCCCTGTTTGCTACCCTGTCAAACCATTGCTATATAAGGGATAGGGCAGGAAGGGCAGGTTATTTACTTAATATTAAGGTTTTTAGAAAAAATAAAAAAACTATAAAAAATATATTTTTAAAAACGCAGGGAATAACACAAAAATAGCTGCCCTACTTACCCTGTTTACCCTTTTGGGGGTGACAGCTTTTCCAGTTTAACCTGTCACCAAGCTGTCACCAGAGGGCATTAGCTGTCATCAATTTGCTGAAAAAAGTAAGACTGGAGATTTAGAGTGTAAGAAAATGCATAATAGCTGTCACCGCTGTCATCAACCTGTCATCGCTAAACCCCTGCTAACAAAGGGCGGTGTCAGGTGTGACAGCTAAATACATAAAATTGTTAGAAAAAATAAAATAAAAAATCATGAAAAAAACACAAAATTTACAAGAACCTGAAAATGACACGTTTTACCTGTCATTGCTGTCATCAATTAACAATTAATAAGTAAACCTAGGACCGAATAAATATGGATCAAATAATGGGACTTTATACATGGGACGAATGGCCCGTAAAAGACATAGCGACAACTCTAAAAATTTCTGAAGACCATGTAAAGAAGCACCTACGTGCTCATGGAATCGAAATCAAAGAAAAACGAAAACACAATTACCCGAAAAACAGAAAGAGCGGCATTCACAAGAACTCGCAAAAATATCACCTATTACAGGCGTATCCGGAGTCTTATATAAAAGAGACCTGGATTAAACATGGTATATATCAGGCAGGAGAAATATTGGACGCCAGCCCCAGAGTAATCTGGCACCTGGCCCGGGAAAAAGGTTGGAAACGTCCCTTACCTGATTTTTTAGCCTTAGCTGCCCAAACGGGCAATTGGAAGATCACCGAGAATTATTTTATAGAGAAAGAGAAAGATGAAAACATATTGGGTTAGAAAAAGAATTTTCAAATGTACCACAGAGGAGTTTGATGATTATTATAAGTGGATCAATACAAATTTCATAGTTTACGGATTTGGTGATTTTCATTATTCCGAGTTGGGAGTAGACATTCCGGTTTATTATCTTGAGAAAGAAGATTTACTACCCAGCAGTCCTTACAAGCAAATACCAGATTGGAAAAAGACTCCAAGTATTGCACCGGCAGATGCTGTTGCGCATATCTAATTAAAAGCCTCTGAAATCCAGGGGCCTTTATTTATAATAAAATTTCTTTTTCCTGCTGTCATATCCAACTCCTAATTCATTAAGAAGTTTTTCTTTCAAGTTTTCAGCATATGTTTTATAAATAATACGTTGAACTTTTTTAGATCTAGATCTTCTGGCACCATCATCATCTTCATCAAAAAAGAACCTTGGTATACTAATAAGATGGCTATAGCAGCTTTCAAAATTACATAAAAAATCAGCTATAAAATCTTTGGTTTGAGAATTATCAATGCTCATCTGAGGGTTATCCGCATGCTCTAAAGCCTCAAGTAATAAGTTATCTTTTTCTTTGGCGAGCTGTCTATATGAAGCCTTACTTCTTCCATCAATATATTTTTGAAGCCTGGTATTGAACAAGCGTTCTCCATGTATTCCCGGGTTTGATGTAAACGAGAGAGCATCATCTTTTTCTATTTTAGATGCATGTAGTAATAAATGATTATATAAATTAAAAATCCAGGCATACAAGGGATCTTTCCAAATTCCTACCGAATTTTTTTCTTTAGCTGTCACCATGTTTGTTTTAAGTTCTTCAATTTCCTTACGACATTCTTGATTCAAACCTTCTTTAGCAGTTAGCTCATTAATTTTTGTTTCAATATGAGAGTAGAACTTTTCCATTCTTTTTCTGCTTTCCCGCGACACATTCTTATCATAAATACTTAGCAGTTTTTTATCATATATCTCAATTAATCGAAAGATTGCCTCATCTTTAGGAGTATCCATAGAAATCCCATTTGGAGCACTAAGAGGCTTTATCAGTTCACTATATAAAAACCAGCGTTCTTCCCAAGACTCGTCCCCCAAATCAATTTTAATCTCCTGCTCATCAGAAATAAAAAAACTATAGTTAGATTTCGCCAAAATAGACTCCCTTATCGAATTAGGTCAAAAACATGCCAAAAGAAGCACCTTAATTGACCTAAATAAACCAATTCTCTTTGTTATACTTCACACTGTTGAAATTTAAAACATAGGATTGAGGATGACAAATACAAGAAAAAACAAAATAGGTCAAAAAGGAACAAATAAAGATCATAGTAATGACCTAAATAGATTTTTTGATATCAGTAAATTGGAAAAAAGAAAGGAGATATAAACATAAAATGAGTAAAGAACACGAAAAATCAATTCAAACAGCACAAGAGGAAAATAGAAAAAATGGAAAAAGAGGAAATGTTGCGGTAGCTAAAAAACCACATTTTCGCAGCAAAGGGATCAAAACTCATCCGCGCCGAAAAGGCTATAAGAACATAGATGTAACATCAGGAGGGCCAGCAAGGTTTAAGGGCTTGTCGCCCATGTTACTGGGTCCAACAAGTTCAACCCCTCAGGCCCAGAATATGGAGAATTTATGGCAGTTTTCCAAAGTATTTAAAGGGGAAATAGACCAGGATGGTCAACCAACTGAAGCTTTTTTTGACAGAAGAAACAAAGGATTTGCCGATACGGTCGCCCACCGCAGAGTGAAAAGTAATGAGCTCTATTTATTTCATTATTGGCGGGGAAGAAAACTTAATTATACAGAGGCAAGAGAGGAAATATATGTAAAGAATTATAGCGAGTTAGTACGTGAAAGCCAGGTTTATAAAGAACTATTGGCTTTATTAGATGAAGGCATGAACCTTCAAATTATTGGTTATGATGGCCGCGATTATGATGCGACATTAAACCAAGATGGTAAACAATTAAATAAATGGCTAAGAGATTTAAGCAGGCCCTTCGGACACGAACTTGTCCTGGCCGGTCTCCTGGCAGAAACAAAAGGATTTAAATAAATGAAGAAAAGTAATACAGATAGAATTGGATTAGAGCGTTGGAACCCAATTACCGGTTGCACGAAATATAGTGCCGGATGCAAGAACTGTTATGCTGAAAGAATGGCTAATAAACTGGCGAGCTGGAATAATCCCAGATATGAAAATGGCTTTGGATTTAAAATGCATGATGATTTACTGGAAAAGCCTCTGAAAGTAAAAAAGAGCAGAAAATACTTTGTTTGCTCCATGTCTGATTTGTTTCATGAAAATGCAACAGATGAATTCATTCTCAAGGTTTTTGAAACAATGAATTTAGCGCAACAGCATACTTTTATGGTTGTAACCAAGAGGGCAGAGAGGCTTCTGGAACTGAATGAGAAGATAAACTGGACTGATAATATTATTATGGGTGTTACTATAGAAAGCGATAAATATGAGTTTCGCGCTGACCTGCTAAAACAAACAGGGGCTCTTCATAAATACCTATCCTTAAAGCCGCTGTTAAGCTCTTTGAACAACTTAAAGCTGGATGGCATTGATTGGCTTTTGGTTGGCGGAGAATCTGGTGGAGAAGATGTAAGGCCTGTTAAGATAGAATGGCTGAGAGAGCTCAGGGATAAGTCTGTTGAGGCAAATATTCCTTTTTATTTCCGTCAATGGGGCAGGGCTGAGAACAATCCCGATCCACTTGATCCGAGCATTAAAAATGTAAAAGGTGGCTTATTGTTAGATGGCCAAACCTGGAAACAACTACCGAGTGTTTTACAATAAATAATAATTATGACCGGTCTGAGGGCCGGTCTTTTTAACCATAAAAACAATTGAATATTAACTGGAAAAAATATGAAGAATTTGATTGGAATTCTTCTTCACAAACAGCAATGAATAACAATGAAAGAATGGAAATTGCCGAAATTGCAAAAGATATGCTTGAACTAAATGATAGCGATATGGCCGAAGCTACACCACCCGGAAGATTCGCGGCTACGGTCATTCATCCATATGAATGTGATTTAGGTATTAAAATCTATAAGAATAATGATGATGGCCGGCGTCAGGCAAATAGGGCAATGGCAGTTTACCTGCAGGATATTGAGAAACTTCCCGGACTTCCAAGCGATAATGTACAAAAGATAATTCGTGCAGATCGCTACAATAAAGATAGAAACTATATAATTCAGGAGTGGATCTCCGGTGATAGCCTTGAATATCTCCAGATAAAGAATGCGATCGAACCGGCGCACATTCGCCCGATAGTCGAACAGTTATTTCTGAATATCATTATCCCGCTCTGGACAAAAGGAACCGTCTGGTGGGACTCACGTGATGGCAATTACTGTTTTGATGCGAATACTAAAAAACTAACGTTGATAGATATTGATTCTTTAACCACTTATTATGAAGAAATAACAGAAACACCCGATGTATGGTTAAGACGTGAGCGTGGAAGAGCATTTGCTTTGCCTCGACTGCGCCAGATGGTGCTAAGGCTTTTGCAAACACAAGGGCTTGATAGAGGAATGCAGAAAAAATACAGGGCCATATGGGATAAAGAATTTCTACCTATATTAAAAGTCCTTGGCCGGGAAATAACAGATGAATTAGTAGCCGTTACTCACTTCCATCATTTAATGAGTGAATTAGAAACAGCAGGATTGTTAAAAGTTTGAAAAAAGGCCACCTAAAAAAACTAAGTGGCCTTGTGCTTTATCCGCCATAAGCAGATTGGATACCTTTTCAGGTATCACTTGCAAAAAGCTTAATTAAATATAGGATGAATATCAACATCTTCCTTTATTTTTCTTGCTTCTTTTACAACATCTTTAATGTTTTCTGGAGTTCGTGAATAGTACATCTCATCAATATTTACAGCAGTATTAACTTCATTGTTTATTCTAATAATTAGATTTAAAAAGGTTGATGTCCATTCTTTTGCATTCTTAATAGAATCTATTTTTAATGCGAAATCATAACATTGTAATATGAAAGAATATTCATATGTAAGCTTGGGGCGGCCGTGTTTAAGTGTAGACTTAGGGTGGTTAAAATAAATTAAATCAATATAATCAACTTGGTTTTGAATATTTTTTATTTCTTTCAGCAAATTTTGAATATAATTTATCTGATCGAAGGTTGATATGTTAAGCACCGTAGACTTGTTGTTTTCAATATATTTTTTCAGAAGCTCTATCTTTTTTACTCGTTTTTCTTTTTCGTTAAGCATAATTTTACTTATTTGGTCTTTCCTGACAGCTCTACGATACTCTGTAAGTATATAATACATTAAGTCTAACACGATAAAATCCCTTTTAAAGTGCCATTTTGTTTTTCTAAAATAATCAGCAATACCTAAATAGCGTTTTTTAAAGTTATTCCATCTCTTATCCTTCTGAATATTACCTATTTGTCCCTTTTCATAAAATGAAAGAACTTTTGAATATAATTCAATAAAGAGCTCTTTGAAGGAGTCTGGTGCAAAGTTATGGCTATAATACTGAAAAATACCTTCTAATAGTTTCATCCCAGATTTGGTTTCAAGATTGGTAATACTATCTTTTAAAGAACGATGCCCATCGTTTTTTACCTTATTGATTTGGTCTAAAAAATAATCAACCTCTATTGGTTTATTTCCGGATAAACTACTTTTTACTATTTCCAAAGTATCATTATATATCCGATTTTCATTTAGGCGCTTAATTTTTTCACGAATGAGAAATCTATCATCAGAGCCAATAAAACCTGAATATATATATTCTTTTTCTGGAAAGAGTGATTTAAAGCCTAAGTAATGAATAAACCTATTTTCTGAAAAACTTTCAAGTTGATTCAGCTTGATTAAATGGCCTAAATAAACATTTGGAAAAGAATCGTTCATTAAGTCATCAGTTTTAAAGTCTAATTTAAACTTATCATTCTTTAATTTCTTTATCTCGCTTCTGAATTTTTCTGTTTGACCATCCTGGGACAAATCAACCCTCTCTATTAATAAATCGAGCATTACTGCTAAATCAGATAAGTCCATAATTATCCTTATAAGCGAGGGTAAATGAATTATTTAAAAGCAATTATCTCCCTCGAATGATAAACCAAAGTTGCAGAATATGATTCCCCGAATAAGTCGCAAGAATAAAATTAAAAATGAGGGCATCTGTATGCAAACAAATAAAGTAAGGGATCTGAAAAAGGTGGAGAAAACGATTTATTTCAAAAGAGTTATCCCCCTCGAACGGATGGCCTGTTGGGGTTATTTACTAATGCCAACAATAATAAAATCAAAAGGAGAGAAAATGATAAAATATCAATCAAGCAGCCAAGCAGATTTTTATTTTGGTAAAGACCAAACTGCTGTTTCTTTTGGCCTTTCGAAAAATGAAATCAGTGTGGCTACAGAAATTTTTAGAAATCCAGTTTATTCTGCTGACTTATTCAAACAAATAGTTCTAACGGATAAGAAAAGCATATTGGTAGTTCCAGAGAACTTAATTGATAATATTTTCTGGTGTTCATCTAAGCACATTGATCAAACAAATCTTGGTTATGCAATCCAACTCAAGTTAGTTGAAATCCGCCACCAGCTATTTCAACTGTTTAACAGAGAAACCTTAAATAAAATATTAACATGTTTGGGCTTCAAGAGATTTTCAAAATACATATCTCTTGATTTTGGTTTAAAAGGAATTTTTGAAAATTTTTACATCCCCAACGAAGACTTAATAAGTAATAGTTCCAGATTTTTAAACTTCTACCAGACTGATAGCCTGACTGTCAAATTAAGTTCCAATCTTTTTACCTCTGATTTATTTAATTCAATTTATTCAAACCTGTTACTAAGGGAAGGAGACTATAAAATATTATTTGGTGAAAACTACTGTAAAA from the Calditrichota bacterium genome contains:
- a CDS encoding DUF5131 family protein, with translation MKKSNTDRIGLERWNPITGCTKYSAGCKNCYAERMANKLASWNNPRYENGFGFKMHDDLLEKPLKVKKSRKYFVCSMSDLFHENATDEFILKVFETMNLAQQHTFMVVTKRAERLLELNEKINWTDNIIMGVTIESDKYEFRADLLKQTGALHKYLSLKPLLSSLNNLKLDGIDWLLVGGESGGEDVRPVKIEWLRELRDKSVEANIPFYFRQWGRAENNPDPLDPSIKNVKGGLLLDGQTWKQLPSVLQ